A stretch of DNA from Aulosira sp. FACHB-615:
TGCTAACAGCATTTCTCCTAGCTGGTAGAGTTTGATTTCGGTTGCAAAGTCTTCCCGTGCTAAGAGATTTTCGATGTAGTGTTGTTGACGAGTTTCTGGCGCACGCCAACTAAATAAGCGAAAGGCTTCACCTGCAAATCTAGTTTCGGCAATGAACGCAGGCATGGCTGCTACAATTAAAACTATGACAGCCCAAATGGAAAACTTCACTAACAACACGCCGTAGGTAACGAGAGAAAGGGCGTTTTGGACTAAGCCAAATGTGCGGTTGACGAGAGAAAGGGGACGAACAGAGGCTTCGCGCCTAGCGTTGGTGAGTTTATCGTAAAATTCTGAGTCTTCAAACTGATGCAGTTCTAAAGTCAGGGCTTTTTCTAAGATGAGAACATTTACCCGTTGACCAAGTAAAACTCGTAGTAAAGATTGACAAATAAGCAAACCGCGCTGACTACCAGCTAATAAAATAACTGCGATCGCTTCTAAAGCAACATACCATAAAGGGTGATAACCAGTGACTACATTACCTTGCGCCGCCAATAATACAGCATCTACAATCAGTTTACCGATGTAGGCGATCGCAGCTGGTAAAAGTCCAGCCACTAAAGTTAACGTCGCCAAACTCAACGTCAAACCACGGCTGGTAGTCCACACTAAATTTATCGCCCGTCCACTGTAGCGAAAGACAGACAGAGATTGTCGCAGAGTGTTTCTTACTTTCTTAGTCCCCATTATTATTCTTATAGCGTAAAAACACCGAGTTGGGGTGATAAGTTAGATAGATTCACTTATAACAAATGACTCTAAACTCAACACAACGTATACTACTGATACATTCTGCCTGTAGCTTGATATGAGCCTGTGCATCAACCCCTTTTGTTCTAATCCACAAAACCCGGAGAATGATAATCACCGCTTTTGTCAAAGTTGTGGTTCCCAAATACTTCTAGAAGACCACTATCGGGTTATGCGCCTGTTAAGTGATAAAACTAGCTTTGGCAAAATCTATGAAGTTTACACCAGAAATACGCCCAAAATTCTCAAAGTTTTAAAAGAACACCTCAACGACCATTCTAAAGCAGTGGAACTTTTTCAGAAAGAAGCCAATGTTTTGAGTCAATTAAATCATCCAGGAATACCAAAAATTGACGGTTATTTTCAATATCAAACCAGTCATGGATTCAAACTCCATTGTTTAGTAATGGAGAAAATTGATGGAGTTAATTTAGAAGAATGGTTACAACAACAAAGTTATCAACCGATTTCAGAAAAACAGGCGATCGCTTGGTTAAAGCAATTAGTTGAAATCTTAAATATAGTCCATAGTCAAGGCTGGTTTCATCGTGATATCAAACCAGCCAACATCATGCTGCGAAATAATGGTCAATTAGTGTTAATTGATTTCGGAACTGCGAGAGATGCCACCCATACTTATTTAGCCAAATTAGGCGAAGGTAATCGCATTACAGCAGTATTTTCAGCCGGGTATACTGCACCAGAACAAGCTAGTGGTCAAGCTGTACCCCAGTCGGATTTTTTCGCTATTGGTAGGACTTTTGTTTATTTACTCACGGCACAATATCCACTGAGATTTTACAACGCTCGTGAAGATGTTTTAAACTGGCGTTCATCTGCCAATGTGTCACCAAAATTTGCCGATTTCTTAGATAATTTAATGGCGAGAAAAGCCGCAGATAGGCCACAAACTGCGGAAATTATTTTACAGCAGCTAATCCAACTAGAACAGGCAACCATACCCAAAACCACCCAGACTTCTAGATTTCCTAGAATCATCACTTTTGCTACTCTCTTGTTTTTTGGTGGAGTATTGAGTTATGGTTTATTTCAATTACCAAAACTGCCATTTCTACATCATAACCAAATCGAGCATCTGCAACTAGATAAAACTCTTAACGCTCATACTAACTACGTTAAAACCCTAGCAATTACTCAAGATGGTAAAACTTTAGTGAGTGGGAGTAGTGATAAAACCATCAAATTTTGGAACTTAGCAGATAACAGTTTAATTCGAGAAATCTCGGCTCATAATAGTGGCGTAATTGCTTTGGCTATTAGTCCAGATGACCAAATTTTAGCCAGTAGTAGTAATGACCAGAGCATTAAAATTTGGAACTTGGCAACTGGGCAATTAATTCACAAGCTTAAGGGACATGAAGGTGCTGTTTGGTCAATAGCGATTACACCCGATGGACAAACTTTAGCTAGTGGTAGCGGTGATAAAACTATCAAGCTGTGGAACTTAAAAACTGGTCAGTTAATTAAGACTCTTCGTAGCCATACTAGTTCTGTAATGTCATTAGCAATTAGTCCTGATGGCAAAACATTAGTTAGTGGTAGTAATGATAAAACTATTAAATTTTGGGATTTAGCAACTGGTGAACTAATTCAGACAATTCCTGCTCATGATGATGCTGTGATTTCTCTCGCTATTAGTAGAGATGGACAGACTTTAGTCAGTAGTAGTAACGATAAAACCATTAAACTTTGGAATTTAACAACAGGTGCATTAATTCAGACACTAACAGGTCATAACGCAGATGTTTTTGCTGTTGCCATTAGCCCAGATGGTAAAACTTTAGCCAGTGGTAGCGGTGATACCACAATTAAATTATGGAATTTGAGTGATAGTAAACTAATTAAGACATTGACGGGTCATACTACGACTGTTTATTCTGTAATTTTTAGCCCCGATTCCCAAACCTTAGTTAGTGGTAGTAGTGACAAAAGTATCAAAATTTGGCGAATGCAACGATGAAATATTTATGAGATAAACTCAACAGGAAATAATTAAATCAAGTTGAATAAATATATTCTGTAAAGTTTTTAAATCTCATGTTAATCTGGAAGATGAGATTTAAATTGGTGCATTCAATTTATTTTAGTAGCAATATAGGACTCATATTTGATTTCTGAAAAAAATCAGTACGCCCACAAAATGCTCTTTTCTACTCCCCACTCCCAGCTTTTACAGATAATTTCAACAATCAAAGCGGATTCCTATAGGCTTATATCTTAGCTCCAAAACAACTTTTCGTTAATTATGTAAAATTATTTATGGAACCTAATAATTACAGAATTGAATACAAATTCCATTCAATCATCATTGCAGAGGAATCATTAAGCCGCAAAGCTTATTACTACAAGATTTATGGCGAACTGTGTCATAACAGTGGATTTGCTAATTCTGTTGAGGAAGCAGAAAAAGAAGCGAAAGAGAAAATTGATGAAAAATTTAATCTTATCGATAAAAAAGCAGCATTACACAGATATTCCGTAATGCGTGATTTTGAAAGCTTTGTTGAGACATTATTACATCAACAACCAGAAATTTCTCAAGAACTTGCTTATAACGTAGCTGCTCAATTAGCTTTAGCTTCAACTTTAAAATATTTTACTAAAGAAGTATTAAGCAGTGATGTCAAGGATTCAGGAACAGTAGATGCTGGTGGAGAACTCAACACAGATAACTTGCCACAATAAACTAGGATTCTATGGCAAATCAACATTCTGTATTTTCTGCCAGATGGCTGAAGAAAGAGAGATAGTACTTGTGTTACCTTAGTAATACTTGCAAAGCAAAGCAAAGTCGTTGAATAATTGAGAGGAAAAAATTATCGTAGTCCAAAAGCAGCTAATTAACTCGCAAATTAAGTCACCTCAAGTCTTCTTGATTGACCATGAAAATAATAATCGTGGTTTGATAGCCACTTCTGAGGCTCTCAGGTTAGCCGAAAGTGTTGAGCTTGACTTAGTAATAGTCTCCCAGAACGAAGATACTCCAGTAGCTAAGATTCTCAATTATGGCAAACTTCAGTATCAAAAGAAGAAACGCCAAAGTTCAAGTGCTAGACCTACTGTAAAAGAAGTTCGCTTCCGTCCGAATGTTGGTGCGGGTGATTATAATTTGCGTATTAGTCAAGCACTTCAGTGGTTAAGTAAAGGCGATTCAGTAAAATTTGCTATTCGTTTAAGGGGTCGAGAAAATCAATATCGTCAGCAGGCTGGGGATATGCTAGACCGTATTGTTAATGATTTGGGTCAAGCTGGTAAAGTCCAGTCCCTTGATAAACGCGCACTAGTTGTTCAAATTATGCCTGTTTAAAATATCTTCAGTGTTTTACTAGGTAAAGCATGAAACCGAAGTAGTTTTTTATGGTAGGTGCTGGTAGCACAGCAGATTCGATGTTGATGAAGTACAGCAACTGATTGAAAAAAGTAATGAGTAATGAGTAAGAAATTTACTTATTACTCATTACTCATGATGTGCCTCACTTACTTTAAAAGTGCTGTAAATTTAAGATAGTTGCTATCAGCACTATATAAGACCTAGAGAACGCTGAATGGCTTAGATACTACTCACACAAAAGTCAATATGAGCGCGAATAGCTCGCTCGTAAACTACAGTCTGCTGTGTGCGTATTCCTACAGCCTGATATACCAACTTAATTTCTGGGAAGTTACTCCAGTACATCAAAAAAATGTCTTTAGCAGGAGTAATGATTTCGTAATTATTCTCTTGTCTTTTTTTTCTAAGTTTACAATTATTTAGTTGTAATTTTTGTCTAAATAATTTTTCAAATTCGGGAATTAAGTTTTCAGTAGCTTCCATACTTGATACACCTGGTAATTGGTTATTTGGAAAAACACGATTCTCGATTCTGGAATGTTAGTGGATATGACATTCAGCCATCTAATATTAAAGGTTTTTCCTTTTGACTTGTTGTACTAGTACTGGTCGTGGTTGTATAAGACTACATATCTCTAAAGAATACCTGAGAAAAATTTAATCAATAAAATGCTTCTATATTATGGCGAAAAGCAATTAAAGCGTGCTGACCTTGCTCTTGTTTGAGGACACAAAGGATTGCATCTGATGTTTCTAATGAAACTATGGTCTTGATTTCGATATTAGTGTTGTAGCCTGCTAAGTCTGCCAAGCGTCTTCCGTGACCGCCTTCACCTTGCACTTGATTAATTGTATAGCCACTGACGTTATGGCTTTTGAGAAGCTTCACAATTCGGTCTTTCAGGACAGTTTCACCAATAATAGTAACTAAAACAGCAGGCTCAACGGGAGGGGTTGAGTTTGACATAGAGAACTCCAGAAATTAGATTTTATACCAAATTGGAGAATGATTGTGACAAATGGATTGCCCAAAAGCTTACCAGTAAACACTTTCTCAATCCAAAATCTAAAATCCAAAATGGTATTAGCTGATTTTCCAGCCCAGTTTTGTATTAAAAAGGCTCAAGCATTTCTGCCTAAGCCGGTAATAAATGCAATTCGGATGCTGGATTAATGGGTTAGCTGCAAGAGCTAATTTGATAAAGCCTTAGTAGCGATTTCTACCACCGTAGCCCCCGCCACCACGATTACCACCGCCAAATGAACCTCTATCTTCTTTTGGTTTAGCTTTATTTACTTTGAGGTCGCGTCCCATCCATTCAGCGCCATCAAGGGCTTCAATAGCTGCTGTTTCTTCAGCATCTGTACCCATTTCCACAAAACCGAAACCGCGCATCCGACCTGTTTCACGGTCTGTAGGTAACTGGATACGCTTGACTGAGCCATATTCTGCAAAAACAGCACTCAGACTATCTTCTGTAACTTCATAAGAAAGATTGCCTACATAAACTGACATAGATTGTCTCCGAAATCATAGATGTGTAGAGATTTAGGTTTCGGAGAAAAGTCTGTAAATACCAAAAGGAAAAAGCCTGTCAATAATAAAAACAAACGCGGTCGCCGAATTAACTCTCACTTCCTAGTATGACATAGCAAGCAGTGATGAGGGGTGAGTTACTAAAAGTGTTATATAAAGTTATGTAAGCAATGGATGACTCCGTGTAGGTGATGAAATTTGGTGCTGGGGACGGCTAGGTTTACCTAACTATTCAGGCTGATCTTTAGCAGGTAGAGCTTTTCGCAGTACTATATAATCGCAAAGCTATCTCTCCAAAGGTAGATTGACAATGATCTCTAGACGACAAACCTTAGTTAAATCTGATATTCAACTTTCTTATTTAGAGTGGAATCAAGGTCAAGAACCTTTGTTGTTGTTACATGGTTTAGGCGACCATGCACTTGTTTGGTCTAGCTTGGGCGCATATTTAGCGACAGATTACCACATAGTTGCGCCCGATATGCGCGGTCATGGTGAAAGCAGCAAACCAGAAAAAGATTATAGCTTTGAAAGTGCGATCGCTGACCTCGAAGCCCTCATGGATAAATTGGGATGGTCTTCCGCCCATGTAGTAAGTCATTCCTGGACTGGTAAATTAGCTGTAATCTGGGCTAGGCAAAACCCCCAGCGAGTGCGGAGTATGGTTTTGGTTGACCCGATTTTCATCTGGAAAATGCCCGAATTCTTCAAGGCGACTTTTCCCTTCTTGTACCGCTTTTTATCCTTTCTCAAAGGGATGGGGCCATTTGCTAGTTATGCTGAAGCTGAACAAATCGCCCGACAATTAAACCAATATCAAGGTTGGAACGAACTACAACAGCAGGTATTCCAAGGGGGAATCGAACAAAAACCGGATGGGAGTTGGGGTAGTAAGTTCACCATAGCCGCCCGTGATGGCATTTTTGAAGATGTGATGCGCGTACCGGGCTTTATCAACCCCATCGATACACCCGCCTTGTTTGTTAAGTCCGATAAAGGTCTCAACCGCCAAGAATGGCAATTAAAACCCTATAAAAACAATCTGAAAAACTTACGCCTGTGTCAAGTTCCGGGAAATCATTGGCCTTTTCTGACTGAACCCGACTCATTTAACCGGACTGTGGCTGCTTTTTTAGCAGAGTGTAAATGAGTAATTTGTCATTGGTCATTGGTCATTAGTCATTTGTCAAAATTTCTGGACTTTTGACTTTTGACTTTTGACTTCTGACTTCTGACTTTTGACTTCCCATGAGCCTTTGTATAAATCCAGTTTGTCCTAAACCGAACAATCAAGATAACGATAAACACCGCTTCTGTCAAAGTTGTGGTTCTCCGTTAGAATTACCGGGGCGTTACCGTGTCATTCGCTTGTTGAGTGACAAAACTGGCTTTGGCAAAGTCTATGAAGCACACACCAACGATACGCCAAACATCCTCAAGGTACTGCGCGAGGAACTGTCAAATGACGCAGCAGCTATTAAGATTTTTCAACAAGAAGCGACTGTTTTAGGTCAATTACATCATCCCGGAATTCCTAAAGTTGATGGTTATTTTCAATATCAAACGCGCGATGGTTTGATATTACACTGCACAGCGATGGAAAAAATCGATGGTTGGGATTTAGAACAGTGGATGAATCAACAACAATATCGTCCTATTTCTCAAACCCAAGCTATTGCATGGTTGCAACAATTAGCCGAAATTTTAAATTTGGTACATAGTAAACAATATCTGCATCAAGATATTAAACCATCTCATATTAAACTGCGGTCTAATGGGCAATTAGTTTTAGTTGATTTCGGCACATCGCAAGCAGTCAGCAGGCAATATCTGGCGCAATTTAATCATGGTGGTGAAATGACATCAATTATTTCATCGGGCTATGGTGCATTAGAACAAATGCAAGGTCAAGCCGTACCACAATCAGATTTTTTTGCCTTGGGACGCACCTTTGCATTTTTATTAACCGGGCGACATCCTTTAGATATGTATGATGCACGGAAAAATTTGCTGCAATGGCGCAATTTTGCCTCTCATGTCTCACCAGGTTTATTAGATTTAGTTGACTGGTTAATGGCAACTCAAATTACAGACAGACCCAAAAATGCTCAAGAGATATTGCAGCAGTTGGGAGAAATTGAACAACAGTATGTTCAGTTAAATTTAACTAGTAATCTACAAGAAAAATATTTTTCTCCTACAGTTGCCAAAACAGAAATAGGAGATAAGCTGCCTTTAATTGCATTTTTAGCAGCATTAATGGTGTCATTAAGTGTAATTAGTGTCATGGCTTTGGGGATGCGATCGCCTAAAATTTCTACCCTCATTACCCAAACCCAAGCCCCTGAAGCAAAAGGTAAAATCGAGTTTTTTGGTTATCAAGAAGGTAGAGATAGTCAAGGTAAAACCGCAGAATTTAGCATTGCTATTTTATCAACAGAATATAAATGGCTGTTAAATAGCAGTTTCCAAATTAAATATAATGACCAAGTTGTAAGTGTTGATTTTTTAAAGTTAAATCTTGAACAAGAAGGTATTCAGAAAATTATGGAATACCCCACAGAAATAATTTCTGTGGGGACAGCAACTTGTGAAGGTAATTTAGTTGTTGCCCAACGTCTCGCCCTCGAACGTGCCAAGCAACTGCAATTATTATCCCAAAAATTATTTAAAAATACATCCAGTGTCAAAGGTTATCGTTTATTAAATCTTGGTCAATTTCAGCGTGGTAAATGCCCATCTAATCAAGATATAACAGATTATCAAAGCAGTATTATCATTATTGGGATACGCAAGAAATCTAAAGGGGTAATTGTTGATGAAGCTCTGAGATATCGGTTAATCAATCAGCCCTTCGCTGATTTTAAATTAGATGATTATTCCTTGGGATCAGTTGATAAATTTACAACTATTCCCCAACCTATATTAATTAGAGGTAGAGCAGCCAATAAGTGGTAGGTTTTCAACACTCAAGCTTTACTCGCCAAAGCAGACTTTTTTTGACAATTGCCGTTTACTAGCAGAAGTGATACAACAAAGTAGCTAAGTAGTTCTGTAAAACCTAGAAAATATCAATATTTGAGTTATGGCAGAGTATCAAAAAATTGAGTATCGCATTGGTAAAGACGGCAAAATTACCGAGACTGTGATTAATGGTTCTGGTGCAAGTTGTACCAATGCAACATCGGGAATTGAGGGTGCTTTAGGAGAAGTAGAAAGCCAAGAACTGCTTCCTGAATATTACGAAGGAGAAGAAAACGTTACAGGAACAGAACAACAGTCTCTCAAGCAAAAATAGGAGGGGCGGAAATGATTGCAGATATCTTATCAGATATCCAAGATATCGGAATGTTTTCTGTAGAAAGCTTGGTTGTGATGGCGATCGCAACTTTTTCGCCACTGTTGATAATTCTAATGATCAATGGTGCGAAAATCCTGCAACTCAACAAACAATCTCAAATTCAACTCCTAGAAGCTGAAATCCTCATCTGGCAAGATAAATACTCAGAATTAGCCCAAAAACTAGCCCAAATTACTACTGAAAAAGAAGCACTACACCAAGAAGGCTTGCGACTGCATCAAGAATTGCAACAGCAGCAACTTCGACTCACCGAAGAGTTGCGCGTTACCACCTTTGAACAATTGCAGACATTACTAACCAACTATCCCAGCATTCATCAAATGGTGAGTGTGAAACCCGAATTACCTGCAAAAAATCTGCTTTCCATGTTTACCCCTCTAGATAACCTCCTTGGTAAATGGGGTTACGAACTCATTGGTAAACCTTGGGAACAAGTACCTTATAACTCCCAACTTCATCAACCAGACAAAGCTGATATTACTGAAGGTGAATTGGTTTACATCCGATTTGTCGGCTATCAGCATCAAGGGAGAATTCTTTGCCCTGCTAAGGTGAGTCGGACTTTGCCGGGGGGGAGGTGAAGAGAGGGGGATGAGGGGGGCGAGGGGGATGAGGGAGACAAGGGGGACAAGGGAGACGAGGGGGATAAGTCTGTAACAATGACCAATGACAAATGACTAATAACTAATGACTACAGTAATAATTGACTTTGGTACGAGTAATACTGTTGTTTGTACCACGGATTTGATTACCCAAAGACCGCGGACTTTGCGATTTGAGGGGATGTCGCGGCGGTTTGAGGTGGGGACGGAACAGGTAAGTGTTGTACCAAGTTTGGTGTTTGTTGAGGGACAAAATAGCATTTTGTTTGGTGAAGCGGTACGCGCTAAACGCTTGGGATTTGCCCAGCCGGAACGCTGTTTTCGGGCTTTTAAACGAGACTTAGCGGCGGATTTTGTCCCGCCTCCACGACTGTTGGATGGTAATAGTTATAGTGCAGAGATCATTTCAGAATTGTTTTTGAAGGAGATTTGGCAGCAAGTTGAACAGCAGTTGCAGCCAAGTCACGTTATTTTTACCGTTCCTGTGGGTGCATTTGAAACGTATCTTGACTGGTTTCGGGATTTGGGCGATAAACTCAATATGCCCACAGTGCAAATTGTGGATGAATCAACAGCCGCCGCCCTTGGTTATGCCGTCAAGCGTCCTGGTAGTGTGGTTTTGGTGGTGGACTTTGGTGGCGGAACTCTGGATTTAAGTTTAGTGCGGACTGTGAGTGTAGCAGCCGAACAGCAAGCCATACGCGCTGAAGTTCTCGCCAAGTCGGATGCTTTTATTGGCGGTGTCGATATTGATACTTGGATTGTCGAACATTATTTACACAAAATCGGTTCTTCCCGTGAGGAAGTCGGGGAAATTGGTTTTATGAATTTATTGGAAGTAGCAGAAAGGGTAAAAATTCAACTTTCGACAACAGATTTAGCCAAGGAAGCTTGGTTTGATGATGAAAATTTCATGTCCCATGAATTGCAGTTACATCGGGAAGAGTTGGGCGAAATTTTAGAAAATCAACAATTATTAGAACAGTTAAGACAAGCCATCGATGAAGTATTAGCGATCGCACTTACTAAAGGTATCAGTAAATCATCTATAGAACAAGTGTTACTCGTCGGTGGTACTTGTCAAATCCCCGCCATTCAACAATTAGTAATTTCTTATTTTGGTAGACAAAAAGTCAAGTTAGATAAACCCTTTGAAGCTGTCGCACATGGCGCATTAGCATTAAGCGAAATGACAGCCATTGATGATTACCTCCGCCACAGTTACGCGATTCGCCTTTGGGAACCCCACAGCAAAACTTATTCTTATTTCACCTTAATTGAAAAAGGAGTAAAATATCCAGGGGCGCGTTCTGAAGCTTTAACTTTGCAAGTAGCCACCGAAGGACAGCGAGAAATTCGTCTTGACATCGGTGAAGTAGCCGAAGTTTCCCAAGCGGAAGTTGCTTATGATGCACAAGGCAGAATGACGAGTAGTCACTTAATCAAACAAGATAGCTATCGTTCCCTAGAAACCCATCATCAACAAGTATGTGTCGCTTATCTTGAACCACCAGGACAAACCGGAATTGACAGAATCGAAGCGCAATTTGAAGTCAACGAACAACGGGTGTTAGTAGTAACAGTTAAGGATTTATTGACAGGGAAAATGTTAGTAAATAGAGGTGCGATCGCTAAACTCAAATAATCTCCTCTCTGCGCCTTGGCGGTTCGCGTTAAAA
This window harbors:
- a CDS encoding alpha/beta fold hydrolase, yielding MISRRQTLVKSDIQLSYLEWNQGQEPLLLLHGLGDHALVWSSLGAYLATDYHIVAPDMRGHGESSKPEKDYSFESAIADLEALMDKLGWSSAHVVSHSWTGKLAVIWARQNPQRVRSMVLVDPIFIWKMPEFFKATFPFLYRFLSFLKGMGPFASYAEAEQIARQLNQYQGWNELQQQVFQGGIEQKPDGSWGSKFTIAARDGIFEDVMRVPGFINPIDTPALFVKSDKGLNRQEWQLKPYKNNLKNLRLCQVPGNHWPFLTEPDSFNRTVAAFLAECK
- a CDS encoding serine/threonine-protein kinase; translated protein: MSLCINPFCSNPQNPENDNHRFCQSCGSQILLEDHYRVMRLLSDKTSFGKIYEVYTRNTPKILKVLKEHLNDHSKAVELFQKEANVLSQLNHPGIPKIDGYFQYQTSHGFKLHCLVMEKIDGVNLEEWLQQQSYQPISEKQAIAWLKQLVEILNIVHSQGWFHRDIKPANIMLRNNGQLVLIDFGTARDATHTYLAKLGEGNRITAVFSAGYTAPEQASGQAVPQSDFFAIGRTFVYLLTAQYPLRFYNAREDVLNWRSSANVSPKFADFLDNLMARKAADRPQTAEIILQQLIQLEQATIPKTTQTSRFPRIITFATLLFFGGVLSYGLFQLPKLPFLHHNQIEHLQLDKTLNAHTNYVKTLAITQDGKTLVSGSSDKTIKFWNLADNSLIREISAHNSGVIALAISPDDQILASSSNDQSIKIWNLATGQLIHKLKGHEGAVWSIAITPDGQTLASGSGDKTIKLWNLKTGQLIKTLRSHTSSVMSLAISPDGKTLVSGSNDKTIKFWDLATGELIQTIPAHDDAVISLAISRDGQTLVSSSNDKTIKLWNLTTGALIQTLTGHNADVFAVAISPDGKTLASGSGDTTIKLWNLSDSKLIKTLTGHTTTVYSVIFSPDSQTLVSGSSDKSIKIWRMQR
- the infC gene encoding translation initiation factor IF-3; its protein translation is MNSQIKSPQVFLIDHENNNRGLIATSEALRLAESVELDLVIVSQNEDTPVAKILNYGKLQYQKKKRQSSSARPTVKEVRFRPNVGAGDYNLRISQALQWLSKGDSVKFAIRLRGRENQYRQQAGDMLDRIVNDLGQAGKVQSLDKRALVVQIMPV
- a CDS encoding RNA-binding protein, with the protein product MSVYVGNLSYEVTEDSLSAVFAEYGSVKRIQLPTDRETGRMRGFGFVEMGTDAEETAAIEALDGAEWMGRDLKVNKAKPKEDRGSFGGGNRGGGGYGGRNRY
- a CDS encoding Hsp70 family protein; its protein translation is MTTVIIDFGTSNTVVCTTDLITQRPRTLRFEGMSRRFEVGTEQVSVVPSLVFVEGQNSILFGEAVRAKRLGFAQPERCFRAFKRDLAADFVPPPRLLDGNSYSAEIISELFLKEIWQQVEQQLQPSHVIFTVPVGAFETYLDWFRDLGDKLNMPTVQIVDESTAAALGYAVKRPGSVVLVVDFGGGTLDLSLVRTVSVAAEQQAIRAEVLAKSDAFIGGVDIDTWIVEHYLHKIGSSREEVGEIGFMNLLEVAERVKIQLSTTDLAKEAWFDDENFMSHELQLHREELGEILENQQLLEQLRQAIDEVLAIALTKGISKSSIEQVLLVGGTCQIPAIQQLVISYFGRQKVKLDKPFEAVAHGALALSEMTAIDDYLRHSYAIRLWEPHSKTYSYFTLIEKGVKYPGARSEALTLQVATEGQREIRLDIGEVAEVSQAEVAYDAQGRMTSSHLIKQDSYRSLETHHQQVCVAYLEPPGQTGIDRIEAQFEVNEQRVLVVTVKDLLTGKMLVNRGAIAKLK
- a CDS encoding P-II family nitrogen regulator, which gives rise to MSNSTPPVEPAVLVTIIGETVLKDRIVKLLKSHNVSGYTINQVQGEGGHGRRLADLAGYNTNIEIKTIVSLETSDAILCVLKQEQGQHALIAFRHNIEAFY
- a CDS encoding DUF2997 domain-containing protein → MAEYQKIEYRIGKDGKITETVINGSGASCTNATSGIEGALGEVESQELLPEYYEGEENVTGTEQQSLKQK
- a CDS encoding serine/threonine-protein kinase, producing the protein MSLCINPVCPKPNNQDNDKHRFCQSCGSPLELPGRYRVIRLLSDKTGFGKVYEAHTNDTPNILKVLREELSNDAAAIKIFQQEATVLGQLHHPGIPKVDGYFQYQTRDGLILHCTAMEKIDGWDLEQWMNQQQYRPISQTQAIAWLQQLAEILNLVHSKQYLHQDIKPSHIKLRSNGQLVLVDFGTSQAVSRQYLAQFNHGGEMTSIISSGYGALEQMQGQAVPQSDFFALGRTFAFLLTGRHPLDMYDARKNLLQWRNFASHVSPGLLDLVDWLMATQITDRPKNAQEILQQLGEIEQQYVQLNLTSNLQEKYFSPTVAKTEIGDKLPLIAFLAALMVSLSVISVMALGMRSPKISTLITQTQAPEAKGKIEFFGYQEGRDSQGKTAEFSIAILSTEYKWLLNSSFQIKYNDQVVSVDFLKLNLEQEGIQKIMEYPTEIISVGTATCEGNLVVAQRLALERAKQLQLLSQKLFKNTSSVKGYRLLNLGQFQRGKCPSNQDITDYQSSIIIIGIRKKSKGVIVDEALRYRLINQPFADFKLDDYSLGSVDKFTTIPQPILIRGRAANKW